In the Populus trichocarpa isolate Nisqually-1 chromosome 1, P.trichocarpa_v4.1, whole genome shotgun sequence genome, CAAAATATGTGTCGCAAAACTTGCAGTGGCAAGATTATTTGTGATCAGGTTGCTCATGGCATCATCAATAACTTCTGTTTCCAGCTGGCAGCAGAGGGAGACAGCTATCATAAACACTCTACTTGGCctcataaggaaaaacattccCAATGACTTCTCATGGTCTTGCTTGATGGCCTTGTTTGCACTGGCAAAGTAAAAAGCAACAAGACGACTTGAAACGTTGCGCAACCATGTGTGAGGATGCAAGAGCAACTCACATATTGCTTCCCATATATCCTGGAAATAAGTAGTGGGCACAACCCCATACACCCCAGAAACAGAAGTTAGCAAATTATAGAGAGGAAAAACCACCAGCATTGCCCAGTAGCTTTAAAAGAAGCAAAACACTACCAGCATTACCAAAAACCTATAATAATGGAAACTAAAAGATCAAACAACTAAAGCAACTCAATAGAGGAATTTGTTTTTCCATACCTCAAGGTCCCTTTCAAAGCATAGATCATGGAAACAATTTAGAATCTTCTCTAGCATAACCAGTGAGTAATACGCCTCTTTCCACAAAGGAATGGCTGCATCAGAATGATCTAGTAGAGGCTCACTAGCAACAACTTTTACAGCAGACTGCaagatttttttgctcactGGCAATGCACTATGAATGTACTTATCCAAGCTTTTTTTCAaaacctcaatttttttctttgtggcctcaatttttctttctatgccCTCAATTTTTGCAGACTTGTCcttaacatttttcttcttatcctCAATGTCTTCCTTCATAACCTTGTCTTTTTTAGCCAGAACCTCAACTTCTTCCTCCATGCCCTTAACTTCTTCCTTCATGCCCTCAATTCTTTTAGACTTGTCCTCAATTTCCTTCTTCATGGCCTCAGCTTTTCTAGTCAAGACCCCAATTTTATCTGACATGTCCTCTACTTCTTCCTTCATGCCCTTCACTTCTTCCTTCATGCGTTCAACTTCTTCCTTCATGTCTAAACAAATCTCAACAGGTAACCCCATGGTCTGTACCGAAAAAAATTTGGAACCCATTAGAAAATGGAACATGCTGAGACAAAGAAAAATACTGAAGAAAATGGAACACACTTGAACCAAGAATCTAAACCTGTTATAAACAGTATAACCTCACTCATTATGAtcagttaaaataatataaccaGAGAGCACGAAATTTGAAGGAGAAAACAGCATTTGCAGGGGCAACATCCCTCCCATTTTCCTAGAGTATCATTTTTGCCTTCAGCGCATGCAGGTTTAGTGAAAAACAAGGCATGATCACACAATCTATGATGTAGAACCAGAGGGAGAGAAGGATAagtaggataaaaaaattagaatccaCTAGGCAAAACCCTTGATATTCACAAGAAGCACTTCTACTCCAAGAGAAACTAGGGTTCTTCAAATGCAAAAGAACataataatttgaattgatgatatttttgttcATCAATTAATGGTCTCCACAAAATACATAACATGTGTGCTCAAACAAAGCATGTCAAAACCCCAAagatttcaaatcaaaataGGAAATAAATCCTAAGAAAATATAACCCTGACATTGTGTATTACATGACCCAAAAACAAGTATGTTTTACACGACATATAAATcctaaatcaatgaaattacaTTATTAATGGTGGGACCAAAATACTTCTTTCATAGACTGCATCAGGTAACTTTCATGTATTtgcaacaggaaaaaaaaatccataaaaatttacCTGAGCACCGAGACTTTGCAGGTTCTGCTTCTCATCCATGTACCAAGATAGAATGAAGTCCATAATGGAATTAAATCCATCTGAGCTTATATGTCGAATGAGAAGCTTTATAACTGCACCGGTCATCAACCGAACTTTATTATCACTATCATTCGCCAAGCACTGGACCAAATGTATAAATAAAGATTGTCCATGTTTCTCCAAAAACTTCTTCTGAGATCCTTCTTGAGAATTGAATTCTTCGATATTGATTTTTCCACATTTGATAATTATTGCATGAAGCATTTCAAGTGCAGCTTCTCTTCCAGTTGAATGCTCATAGCTGCAATAATAGCCACGTCattctttgaaaaatatagaTAGATACATATAAATAGATAGATGTAGAACACGAGGTAAAATTTGAATCTGAGAGACACATGCCTTAAATTATTGAGCAGAAAATCTAAATGTTGTTGCAAGTTTTTCTTTGAAAGACGGTAATGAAGTAGGAATTTCAACAGGACCTGACTGCATTTCTTACGAATCGACTCCACTTGGCTTGTGACCATCAGTTCTGCAACTCGAATAGCCAAATCATACATCTGGGGAACAACTAGCTTCCGATTCACAATTGCTTTTAGGAGTGAGAGGGCGATGAAAGAAGGATTCCTTTCCAGATCAACGAAAAGTGGAAATTCAATTAGCAGATGCAATTGTTCCGAGGAAAGGGTAACATTAGTACTCCACAGAAGTGCAATTAACAATCGTAGGCATGATTGCATCAAAGGACTGCTACTGTTTACAGAACTTTGGGCAATATCCAACAATGTCACCTTTATTCTATCAGCCTGGGATGTAAGGGATGGCAACGGCAGTCTTACCAGTGGAGTAAGGCATGTAAGGGAAGCGGATAAAATATCTTCATAATTAGAACTCAAGCAATTGCCTAGCAGTTCAACGAATGGATCCAGCATTGATAAAAGCTGCTCAgcatttttatccaatttcacTCTCTTTATACGGTTTTGGAATAATCGAAGAGCAAACAGAGCAATAAGATGTGAGCACACTGATTTAGTGCCAACAACTCGGCCTGAAGAAACTGTTTTCTGACTCACATCACCTCTACTGTGTAATTTTGCTACTGCACTGGAAGAATTCTTGAAAGAaccattttcttctttgatcCAATCTTCAATGAGGCCATATATGAAAATGAATAGGTCAGTCTGATCAGCTGATGGATTATGCTCAATGCCAGCCGCTATGTGATTTAGCATACTTTCCAATCTAGGTTTCACCTTTGGTGTCAGATGCTTCAGCATGTGAGTTGTGACAGGTGAAAGAAGTTTTAAAGCGTGGGTTTTGAATGTTATGTTTTGTGCAATCATTTTCAAGGTTTCAAATGACTTTTGCTTCCtagtttctttcattttggAAGCAAGCTTTTCCACCTCTTTCTCTTCAGCAACATCTCCAAGAATGTCATTCTCTACAGCAGAAAGAAGATCTTGCAAACAATAATCCAACTTCCCACAGACAGGACCTGATAGAAACTTTGACAAGATAAAGTTGAGACTGTATCCCAATACATGGAGTTCATATCCTCTCTTCAAGGTAGCTCGTAGAACCCTGACTATGAACTGCAAATATTCCAGCCCAAGTTCTTTTAAACAAGCGGACAAAGCAAGCCTAGCTTCATCGCGAATGCTTTCCATCCGACTTTTTAATTGGTTTGCGATGCGATGAATGATACTTGGAAGTTGTGAATCGATTGTGTCCCCCGGAAGCAACTTTAGAACTTTTAGTGCTGCCACGCTAATGTTCGCATTGACCTTGTCAGAATCAGAGTCCAGTAATTTTTGTATCTTCGGGAGCACAGTTTTATGGAGGCATGCCAGTATTTCAGAAAGCCCAACAGAAGTACCGTTTTTGTGTACCATAGCTGAAGAAGTACCACCAACACATTTGCGCGATACAGCCATAGAACAACTATCAGAGGTGTCAGCTAAACTACTGTCAGGAGGGTCTTTGACTTCTTGGCTTGAACAAATTTGTGAAAAATGAAACTGGTCCAAGATAGAGCAAATTAGGCGCAACAAAATCTTCTGCTTGTCTAGATGCACATTCATTTCTTGAAAGCACCTAGTCAATAAGTTATAATATGACTTCCATTCCATGAGAGCAGAAATTGAGGCAAGAGCTTCCAAACATGCAGATTTGATATGCTCTCCTTTTCCTCCTTGTTCTTCAAGCAACATATTGAAGAAAAGAGggacaaatattttatttaagatgtcCTGGAAGATAAAGAAGTACACTGAGATTAAGTAACATGGAGAAATATTTTAAGTATAACATAAGCAATTAAGATAATTACCTCTGATGCGGTACTTTCACTGATAACAGTTTTAAAACGCAACAGAGCCCTTGCTATCATGCGCTTCTGCAATAATGAAGAAATTGTAAGGCTCTTGACTCTCatgaagaaacaaagaaatgacTTTAGACACGGACAGTTTTAAAACACAACAGAGCCCTTGCTCTCATGTGCTTCTGCAATAATGAAGAAATTGTAAGGCTCGTAACTCTCATGAAGAAACAGAGAAATGACTTTAGGCACAGAAATTCTCTACGCTCTCGTGTAAAAGTGATTTCATTACccaatactattaaaaaatctGGTACAGGTAAGAACAGCTATAGTAATTAACACATTTCTCATCGcattaaatataagaaaagaaactacAGTAATAAAACATTTCTCCATGCACCATTTTCTGAAAGCATGAACTGGGTATTGAAAAAGACGTTCAAAATAAATGCCAGTTTATAACACATACGgacatattaaaagataaaaatgatgtcACATTTAATAAATGTAACTCGTATACAACCTATAAGGGAAAAGAATTTACCTGTAAgtgaataatattattgaaaaaatctaCTTCAGCATCTTCAGAGCACAGAGCTTTGAATGAACTAAACTTCGCCACCTTTGGAAGTTTCAACACCATATCTCGCAACAATTCAATCCATTCCTGAGATGCCAATTCAGTACAACAATCAtgacaatacaaaaaaaatctcactcTATCCTGTAAGTCCACCTTTCCATTTTTCCCTTGAAAAGACAGAATGGGTTTTCAATTTTCTATGATCTGCCTATTCCCAGCCTACATTTCTGCACAATGATCTTTGGATTCAAATACCAACTTTTATGAAGGGGAAAGTTAGAAATATATACAAGTTAAGCGGTGGTCACTGGACATAGTATATAGTCAATTCtcctaaaaaaatgatatttttgaacaGGACCTTTTTATGGAAGAAAGAGAATTTAAAAAGGAACAGTTGAAATAATGAAATAAGTAACATGATAATGAAATTCCATGCTTCGATAGTTCTACGGGAGATCTGCTTTCCACTAGCTGAGCCAATAAGTTCACATAAATTCTATTATAAAGCACAGGTTAAAATGAATCCAATTCACACAACCAGGCTGAAAGTCTTATCATACCTTTCTAACTGAACTTCTTGCCTTCATTGCATTGCCCATATATTTCAAAAGAAACTTATTTATTGTGCGCTGAATAGATGCCCTTGTCCAACAACCTTCACAGTTTGTTATCACTGGTTGATTTTGATCTTCTCCACAAAGAATTGCAGAGGAAAATTCAACAAATGAGAGCAATGAACTATAAGCGCAGTGCCTTAAAGTTATGTCAACTGATGACATATCATACACACAATGCGACAAAATAACTAATGCTTGATCTACTGGGATAGTATAGAATAAACCAACACCAACTTTTTCATAAGCTTTGAAAACTGTATCATAATCAAGGCCACCCATCTCAGTGGCAGAGGTTGCATTCAATTCATGGAGAAGCTTTGCCTGCATTAAGTCAATATAATCAGAGTTCAAACACAGAAAGCAGAAGTTCCTCTAACAGTGATAACCGCATGAAAAGTACTCAGAAGACAATTATTACCACAAAGAGGAAAGAAGGATCACTTTTAGCAAGAGCATCAAGAAGATCACAAATAGGCAACCGCACATCAAGTCCAACAGAAGTAAGGAGTGGAGAGACTGCTTTAAGAATTTTTGAACCACTCTCACTTCCTACTACTGGAATGATGTCCCGAACTACTTGCAAATATTCAATGCAAACATCTGCAATGACcatttgtataatataaaatatccaGGTAGAAGTTAAATAGAATCAATACTTAAACTTAGGGAATACTCTCACCTGAATCTTTATATCTCATTGCTAATGATGAAAGCAAGATATCCACAAGCTGCCTTGCTGGCAATTGATCCTTTATATACTTCGATAGGAATTTGAAAATTCTAATTTGAATCTCTCCCGGATATCTAGCCAATGGAGGACAAAGAGGGGCACTTAACTAGCATATCTTATTACTGATCcacaaatgaaagaaaacaaacacattcTGAAAATGACACCATTCCATTTTCAAATAGAAAGACCATGAAGCTAGAAATTAATGTATCACAACAAGATCAACAAAGGTGGCAACAAATAGCATTACTTGGTAAACACACCgattccaaaaagaaaaatattttatttgagaattatCTTCATGATAAAGTGAATCTCACATTGACTTATGCATGCGCgtgcacacaaaaaaaacaaatcattaatcATTGCTGTTTCTCAATACTTGCAGAACAGAGTAGTTCTGGAAAATGTATTTAACTTAAGCTGCATGGAAGCATCCTTTATGAAAGAATACGGAATGCAAGGCAAGCAAAACTAACCATTAATTTGAGTTTCTCGTATATTTCTTCCTGAATGGGAAAATAGTCAAATACATGCAAATTATTTAAAGTGCATAATTAATACCTCTTGGTTGCTTTATCACTTTGAAAGAGATGGTGCAAGCTGTTGATGAGTTCATCAAGGTTCAGAAGTAGAAGTTTTTGTGCAGCATTGTCTTCATCATCCAAATCATCTTCAAGATTCAACAGATTCTCAATGAACTTTAGAACACAAGATATAATAGCCTCGGAAGCTGTTGGGAtagttaatattgaaaaaatattaggagCAAGATTCTTTTCTCTAAACAGAAATGGTACAAGATGGGAACTTCTACTCATCGCCAAAAAGCATGAAAACAATGAACTTGGTTTCTCACTACTAGAACCCTCCTGCTTGAAACTGTCAATTAAAGGTTTCACTGATTTGAAGAACAATTCCCAGAATTCATCGCCAAAATCATGATCATCATACTTGTTCAAAACAAGGGAAACAATTCTTAGGCATAAAGACCGCATATCCTTAAACTGCTTCACAGCTGTGCTTCTCTGCGCATGGGaaaaattttaatcataaacGACCATACATTGAAAGACAACTgaatgctaaaaataaaaaagaactattGTGATCTTCTAATGACATGGAATTAGCTTTTTGGTGAGTTTGTGCCAAGAAAATGTACAATGACGGTAATCACAGCAAGGCAAGTTGTAACATCTAGAATGGAAGGGAGAGTGAGAAGGGAAGATCAGGGTACCATTTTGCAATCAATAAGtaaatgatgaataaaaagGATCACTTCTCCAGCTTTCTTAATTGTGAGTGCATAATTTACTATCAGTCAGCTGTTTTCATTTAGTGTGAAAAAACAAGACAAGCAGGCATGTACAAaccaaaattaactaaaatctTGACATAAACAGCAAGAATTCACTATAATCAGGACATTTAAACATTACCGCTACTTGATTTAATATCGCATTGTTGTTCTCATGCAATTTCTGGTTGTCACTAGTATTATCTTCGACTACAGAAGATGCATCCTTCACAGCATCAAGACTTGCAGTGCAGCTTCCCAATAACCGAACCACACATCCCATTAATAGATCCAGAAAAGGTCTGGTGCGTGATTCATCAAAAACTCCAAGAATATCTTCCACAACATGCAGAAAGCCAGTCCTCTGCTTCCAAGAAAGGGCCATTATTTTTTCCATGGTGAAATGCTTCAagatattagaggtttgaaatTCATCCACAGAACTCTTgcataaattccaaaaaaaaattgcagcaCTATCAACTCCCTCCGGTAAAATATGCAAGGGCTTTAATAATGACACAAAGAAAAGAGTTAACTCGCCAACATCGAGTTGAGCTATGAACCGAAGAACCACCTTTCGTTGATTTATACTTGTGTGCTGCATAAAGAGAAGATATGCAACATTCAATGATATAAGAGACCGCATTCAAAATCAGACAGATGCCATAAAGTTGCTAGATCAATGTGGAAGCTCTTGAAATAGGACATACCTTTCGAGAGGCAAGCATCTTCAGTTTTCGCACTTTTGGCATCAGGAGGAGAATAACAAGAGGCACAAGATTGGCTCTGTGGCCCTCTTCAATGACTGCAGATTCTCTGCTTAAACTCCATGTTATTAGTTCTTCTCTTAAATGGTTTGAACTGATCAAGTTTCTCAAATGTTGCTCATATTGGAGCAAGAAATCATCTTTCCAGGTTAAGAGGCAATCTAGGACACTCGTTTGTATATgaacatcatcttcatcaatGAGCCTGGTAAAAACAACCAAGCAGTTTTTGAAGAACTCAAAcaaccaatattaaaaaagaaaaggaaaaggcaagTATAACAACAAAGTATCCCCTAGAACTGCACCAACCTTGTTTGCAGAACATCTTTTACAAACTGATTTTGGTAGAAGGCCTTAGAGTTCCTCATAAGTTTCAGCAAGTTTAACCATTCTTTGAGGATGCCCTTCCACTCCTTACCTTTGCAAGTAACTGGATTGAATAATCCCACACTGCACTTGCAAATTCACATGTAGACACAATCATGTTGTAAAGTTTGCAATTTGTCATCCAAACCAAAAACAGTGATCCTCCCTACACAAGAGAACGACAAGAAAATGTGCCTACCTAGCAAGATCATTATTGTTGTAGCCCAAAAACTTCAAGAACAAAGGTATTATTTGTCGAGAACGAGATTCAGCAACAGAGGGAATTTTTTGCAGAGTTTGAAGCAATGAAGATAGAACAGTGGCACATGGTGTGCTATCAGATACAGGAGTGACAAATGAACACTCAGCCAAGTCTGAGAACAAGCAAGAGAATTATCAGATTTTCAGAGTGATAACATAGCTACAAAATTAGCAAGAGGACTAGGCTCAATAATCACCTGTCTTATCATTGTAAAACAACTTtctatttttccattttattaggTAAATCAAGGATAAAATACACCAGGGGTATTACCCAGAAACATATGAGCTATAAAAGAACCAGCATATCCTGTTCTGACAACTGAAAAGAAACTCACaatagaaaagggaaaaacCTGCACCATTGACAAGTTGAAAGCCCTAACCAAGGGCATCGTATGACACAGGAGTTAAGATAAACATCTATCAATACAATTCCTTTTTGGTTCACTGGGAGACCCATGGGCCTTGGGATAACACAATTTTGGGCTACAAAATACATTACTTACCACTGGATTTTCCCCTTGAGGACAAGTGTTTTCTTAAAGGGAAAATAAGGATTAATAAACAGGGGGAAAAAGCTTTTATAAATAAgcataaaagagaaaatcataTCACATACCACTGGACTGGTCAGACAATTCAGCACTTCCTCCAGGTTTATCATGAAACATATGAAATACAGATTGGCAATGTTCAAGATAACAAACAAATTTGTCCCATGCAAGGGCAACATGCTTGCCAATTAGAACTGCAAGGCATTCAGATGCCGAAGCACATTGATAACTAAAACGGTTATGGAAGATGCCAATCATCCCACTCAACAAAATGGGTATATAAGCCTCAGCTATTCTTCCAGCAGAAAGCCCCATCTGTATTCTAGAGATCAATAGGACAACTTTCCTGCTGGTAGATATTGAAAGTGTAGTTGCCTCGATCGAGAGAAGAAGTTGAAGAACCTGTAAGTTCAAACAGCAGTTGCCAGAGAATTAGAGTAGGGAGTCAAATAATGAGTGGCAAGACCTTAGATATACATACATCAATGCTCTGACTATCCTCGGGGCATGTCTCAGAAAAttctgttttcattttcttctcagGTGGCTGGTCTATAGCTGACATTTGACAACCTTGAGGTTCATAGTGACACAAAATTCTTAGAGTCGGAACGCGAATCCCCTTGTCAGGATTGCACAAATTATCAGCAAATACATCAAATGCATCCACAGCCTTCTTCCCTTCAAACTCgggatgatatattttatggCTGGTGTCTGCTTCCAGTGTTGAcctaaaatattaatgataGCAAAATGTTATAGAAGTGCACAGTTTTCAAACAAACAATAGGTATTCAAGATCCAAGTAGAACGGTgacttaagaaaagaaaaacaaatatcaaacaaatcaaCCTACCCATGCACATGGTCCAAATAATCAGCAACAGCAGACAATACTTGCGAGGATGACTTGTATGTTTTTGCAAGACACAGAACTTTGCTTGTTTCTTCAAGCTCAAACTTTTTACCGCATTTGTAATAGGAACTTAAAGAAGCACCAATTAAGCTTTGCCAAGTATGTTTAGGAAAACCTGCAATATTTtctgaaagaaaagaatataaataaccTAGAttcaagcaaaagaaaatctaCATGATGAAACAAGCTGACAAGCATATTATGCCAATTAGTTACAACATTTTAACAACCACCTCCATTTAATGCTCTTCACGAGGCTACACCTTCTCAGTTAACTTTTTATACTTATAAGGTGTCTTTGGTATGGCGGTGTAAGCTTGGAAAGGCAGTTTGAGGAGTAATTGGGCAAAGAATCACAAAGATACTTCTGAAACAACACTTTTTAAGCATGTGAGTTTGCAGTTTGCAAGTTGTGACCACATCCCCAAATTGTGCAATGATATTTCATAAACTTAAACCATATCTCATTCTAGCTTCAATTTCCTGGCTGAAAATGGATAAAAATGCACGCTGAAAAGCAATTTGCTATCTTTAAGAATCAAGAAACAGCTGGATATTAACAGTTCCACTGTCTCTCCCGCTAACCAGCATGAATTTGATTCCTTAGAGCTCATGTCTTAACTTACGTAGGGTCATGCATAATTATACCTTTCTTGTATGATTGGGCAGTACAGATTGATAAAACATGCATGAAGCAGAATTTGTAGCAAAAACAGACACTGAAGCAAGGGATTCTCTGTGGCTGCCTAGCTGCCTAAACTTGTTGGATCTGTATGCTCAACAACAATGATAACTTTTGAGATcacatttaatagttttatttcaaaatattttataacttcaCGATATTGCCTACTACATTACCTCCTTTGGATAAAAGATAACATGCTTTATCCAGCAGTCAAAAATGTGTATTTAGGACTATGATATTAAAACAGCTTCCTTTGATCTTTAGAGTAGTAAATGCCATTTGTAACAAAGAGAAAAGGTTTTTCATAATACTAAGCTACAAACTCAATCAGGAAAATAATGTattcataaataacaagaaatatcACACCAAACACACTTTTGACATTTGatcaataacataaaaagaaactCTCAGTGCAGGACTCAAACGAAGGTCAGGCTCAATAGAATGCAAGTATAACATATACAACCCATTCTTGAAAACAAATGTAGCAAAGCATGGCAGGAACTTAAAAGTTCATTAAGCTTAAAACATAGAGATAAGAGTTTTACCAGCCTCAATTATAAAAAGCCGATCAAGTGCATCTATCAGATCCATTAACAAGGATGGCATTTCTTGAAGGTCCATCATGTAAGGATAGCAGCAGACAACTTGCCACAGCAGAGTCAACTCGCCCCTTTCAATTGGAGTAAATGAGCCATTTCCATTAACGATATTATCAATCACAGCCAGCCAGAAGCGCACTGTCTGTTGCAGAAAACCAGTAATCCTTGAATATCGTCCTTCAGGTGAACCATCTAAAAAGATGGATCTAAGAGGATCCATTTGCAGTTTCTCACAGAAAGTCAAAAGCAGAAATACAATCTCTTTCTGTGAAGTTTCTATTAAATCATT is a window encoding:
- the LOC18095239 gene encoding U3 small nucleolar RNA-associated protein 20, with product MATPSHARAVKSLNKSPGLHGRRFVFKTFSQRIEEIEIDVYSSLNKIKSAPSEGSTFMRDCLIEFRELNTAEDFISFYEEMMPFVQTLPLVILHKETIFSQLLSRLQVKARLSVEAILRLIAALCRDLPDDFVSFLPRIVDSLVSLLKSGADREPDIIEQIFVAWSYILMYLQKSLLENNRLVDVLKLTVKLRYYPKEYVQEFMAATTSLLLRNASEGQLRKGIAKVILEVVKKPLPVKNYGASALLYFVMRGTMSRPYSRPDRVLQQLTSKKIFSIGDECDQGSKTVDEVLTTTLQRLCEELEPKELDFLWNSLYQKIDYYAINDHLPYLSRFLSLLISSAQINDGHKVSDYQPMLECVKNLFERFIIPYVALKGENHFSEVIDKVLQLLLCTLDGLKSSNDMATISHCLLQWAPAFKLRNSSILTFLSELMKRDPCILYEFRANILSAMNDLIETSQKEIVFLLLTFCEKLQMDPLRSIFLDGSPEGRYSRITGFLQQTVRFWLAVIDNIVNGNGSFTPIERGELTLLWQVVCCYPYMMDLQEMPSLLMDLIDALDRLFIIEAENIAGFPKHTWQSLIGASLSSYYKCGKKFELEETSKVLCLAKTYKSSSQVLSAVADYLDHVHGSTLEADTSHKIYHPEFEGKKAVDAFDVFADNLCNPDKGIRVPTLRILCHYEPQGCQMSAIDQPPEKKMKTEFSETCPEDSQSIDVLQLLLSIEATTLSISTSRKVVLLISRIQMGLSAGRIAEAYIPILLSGMIGIFHNRFSYQCASASECLAVLIGKHVALAWDKFVCYLEHCQSVFHMFHDKPGGSAELSDQSSDLAECSFVTPVSDSTPCATVLSSLLQTLQKIPSVAESRSRQIIPLFLKFLGYNNNDLASVGLFNPVTCKGKEWKGILKEWLNLLKLMRNSKAFYQNQFVKDVLQTRLIDEDDVHIQTSVLDCLLTWKDDFLLQYEQHLRNLISSNHLREELITWSLSRESAVIEEGHRANLVPLVILLLMPKVRKLKMLASRKHTSINQRKVVLRFIAQLDVGELTLFFVSLLKPLHILPEGVDSAAIFFWNLCKSSVDEFQTSNILKHFTMEKIMALSWKQRTGFLHVVEDILGVFDESRTRPFLDLLMGCVVRLLGSCTASLDAVKDASSVVEDNTSDNQKLHENNNAILNQVARSTAVKQFKDMRSLCLRIVSLVLNKYDDHDFGDEFWELFFKSVKPLIDSFKQEGSSSEKPSSLFSCFLAMSRSSHLVPFLFREKNLAPNIFSILTIPTASEAIISCVLKFIENLLNLEDDLDDEDNAAQKLLLLNLDELINSLHHLFQSDKATKRYPGEIQIRIFKFLSKYIKDQLPARQLVDILLSSLAMRYKDSDVCIEYLQVVRDIIPVVGSESGSKILKAVSPLLTSVGLDVRLPICDLLDALAKSDPSFLFVAKLLHELNATSATEMGGLDYDTVFKAYEKVGVGLFYTIPVDQALVILSHCVYDMSSVDITLRHCAYSSLLSFVEFSSAILCGEDQNQPVITNCEGCWTRASIQRTINKFLLKYMGNAMKARSSVRKEWIELLRDMVLKLPKVAKFSSFKALCSEDAEVDFFNNIIHLQKRMIARALLRFKTVISESTASEDILNKIFVPLFFNMLLEEQGGKGEHIKSACLEALASISALMEWKSYYNLLTRCFQEMNVHLDKQKILLRLICSILDQFHFSQICSSQEVKDPPDSSLADTSDSCSMAVSRKCVGGTSSAMVHKNGTSVGLSEILACLHKTVLPKIQKLLDSDSDKVNANISVAALKVLKLLPGDTIDSQLPSIIHRIANQLKSRMESIRDEARLALSACLKELGLEYLQFIVRVLRATLKRGYELHVLGYSLNFILSKFLSGPVCGKLDYCLQDLLSAVENDILGDVAEEKEVEKLASKMKETRKQKSFETLKMIAQNITFKTHALKLLSPVTTHMLKHLTPKVKPRLESMLNHIAAGIEHNPSADQTDLFIFIYGLIEDWIKEENGSFKNSSSAVAKLHSRGDVSQKTVSSGRVVGTKSVCSHLIALFALRLFQNRIKRVKLDKNAEQLLSMLDPFVELLGNCLSSNYEDILSASLTCLTPLVRLPLPSLTSQADRIKVTLLDIAQSSVNSSSPLMQSCLRLLIALLWSTNVTLSSEQLHLLIEFPLFVDLERNPSFIALSLLKAIVNRKLVVPQMYDLAIRVAELMVTSQVESIRKKCSQVLLKFLLHYRLSKKNLQQHLDFLLNNLSYEHSTGREAALEMLHAIIIKCGKINIEEFNSQEGSQKKFLEKHGQSLFIHLVQCLANDSDNKVRLMTGAVIKLLIRHISSDGFNSIMDFILSWYMDEKQNLQSLGAQTMGLPVEICLDMKEEVERMKEEVKGMKEEVEDMSDKIGVLTRKAEAMKKEIEDKSKRIEGMKEEVKGMEEEVEVLAKKDKVMKEDIEDKKKNVKDKSAKIEGIERKIEATKKKIEVLKKSLDKYIHSALPVSKKILQSAVKVVASEPLLDHSDAAIPLWKEAYYSLVMLEKILNCFHDLCFERDLEDIWEAICELLLHPHTWLRNVSSRLVAFYFASANKAIKQDHEKSLGMFFLMRPSRVFMIAVSLCCQLETEVIDDAMSNLITNNLATASFATHILMGRMECVDPCKLWSALDQHEQGQFLEAFQLLDTRKGRGMLLHVISGVRRHDNVNQSDNLQYFLVSNLLKKMGDIALLKDAIQMETVFNCFKEFVAHFSKEEKEFAAHINQDDCQHYAFDMLLPLYKVCEGFAGKVVPDNLKQLAQEVCDRIRKVIGMENFVQVYSNIRTNIKVRREKRKREGKVMAVTNPVRHAKRKLQVAAKNRAHKKRKIMTMKMKMGRWTR